One Halalkalicoccus sp. NIPERK01 genomic region harbors:
- the cas5b gene encoding type I-B CRISPR-associated protein Cas5b, with product MSRQSLASRDSNLGLPETCLSFEIRGPWAHFRRVEGNIVKQTYRIPPRTTVAGIVAAMLGLERDGYYDAFGPGSSRVAIEPVGELRTMNVPQNTLSTANEHLKTVPSRGHTRISMPDPTELRQQHNYELIVDPAYRIDLQLADDDLFERFRDRLESGTSYYPPSLGLSEHLAEVEFLGSFDVQEHDPETVRVDSAVVNATDSIEVEPEKRVRVERAPGYMAADEGGRTTTDFLSVGYSPAGESLLVADAATAHVDGRRVMFS from the coding sequence ATGTCCCGGCAGTCATTGGCCAGTCGGGACAGCAATCTTGGACTTCCGGAGACCTGTCTCTCCTTCGAGATTCGTGGTCCCTGGGCGCACTTTCGGCGTGTCGAGGGAAACATCGTCAAGCAGACCTACCGGATCCCACCGCGGACGACCGTCGCGGGAATCGTTGCGGCCATGCTCGGACTCGAGCGGGACGGCTACTACGACGCGTTCGGTCCCGGATCCTCGCGCGTAGCGATCGAACCGGTCGGAGAACTCCGGACGATGAACGTCCCACAGAACACGCTCTCGACGGCCAACGAACACCTGAAGACGGTCCCGAGTCGGGGCCACACGCGGATCTCGATGCCGGACCCGACCGAACTCCGCCAGCAACACAACTACGAACTGATTGTCGATCCGGCGTATCGGATCGATCTGCAACTGGCCGACGACGATCTGTTCGAACGCTTTCGGGATCGGCTCGAATCCGGGACGAGCTACTACCCGCCCAGTCTCGGGCTCTCCGAACATCTCGCGGAGGTCGAGTTCCTGGGCTCGTTCGACGTTCAAGAGCACGATCCGGAGACGGTACGTGTCGATTCGGCGGTCGTAAACGCCACCGACAGTATCGAAGTCGAGCCTGAGAAACGGGTGCGTGTCGAACGCGCTCCTGGGTATATGGCCGCCGACGAGGGAGGGCGGACGACGACGGACTTCCTCTCCGTGGGATATTCGCCGGCCGGCGAGTCGCTCCTGGTAGCCGACGCGGCGACAGCCCATGTCGACGGAAGGCGGGTGATGTTCAGTTGA
- a CDS encoding CRISPR-associated endonuclease Cas3'' has product MTDFSIRPSHRGPNDEPIPLNRHLDDVAERAADLLVPAEARTPEGESLRDLTRRIALVHDIGKLTDWFRQHLSEEKEPAGPTHHAPVGALVAHYVLSVSGFDGTDPLVGFLAVARHHGRLPDTGSYVQRTSADSTKSRLHKLFREETFEQIDHIDDTVPELADALIDDATDGDGSWTEFHQRATEACERGRHEDIASHVLGGVTLTSLETERLSDRFYDGVLQAWSALVFADKTSAASLTTGIDVDEAAYEATVPERGAIDKHVRELMTEAASQELDADTRQLNADRERARRRVRARAMQFARRDDSIATLTLPTGLGKTLSGLDAALTVLDETPGDGRVVYALPFTSIIDQVASVSSDVFPVDAHDDLLAVDHHLEETQIPLPEYPETVADDEKEHLATMLGESWRSGLVVTTFVQLFESLAGPANGQSMKLPSLYGSVIVLDEPQALPLDWWPLVERLAELLAEAYDATIISMTATQPKLFTEGGRPYELIGDPDPYFEPLDRLTFDLHPSTETALDGDPVPVAYTDAADRIAERLDTGNSTLAICNTIDSARELAAALDDRSGPVNVNEVYHRRLQSHEGWTDDLDADETVTAALDATTGDEPLLVHLTTRHRPVDRAHLIEVASTLTERNVPIAFVSTQLVEAGVDVSFDEVFRDFAPLDSLVQAAGRCNRSFDRDRGRVTVWTLASPGGREHTPSSSVYDRGGDSLTKLTALALGDVYDGDPIPEPTVTREAVETYFQSLDERGVGSREYVDLVDRADAEQLGALSLIDERPAVEIITARTRTEANAVREIRDAYTTDWDRFDDLLDRTKPVQVSVPFYGHNEESNPLGHCEWLYPDAERRWIDGRSGRDNGFFDATKGVVIPDTSAEARLL; this is encoded by the coding sequence TTGACCGACTTCAGCATCCGTCCCTCACACCGCGGACCGAACGACGAACCGATCCCACTGAACCGACACCTCGACGATGTCGCCGAGCGCGCCGCTGACTTGCTCGTCCCCGCCGAGGCACGAACGCCGGAGGGTGAGTCGTTACGCGATCTTACCCGGCGAATTGCGTTAGTACACGACATCGGAAAGCTGACCGACTGGTTCCGTCAGCATCTCTCGGAGGAGAAAGAGCCCGCAGGACCGACTCACCACGCGCCGGTCGGAGCCCTTGTGGCCCACTACGTGCTCTCCGTATCGGGGTTCGACGGGACCGATCCGCTCGTCGGCTTTCTCGCGGTCGCGAGACACCACGGTCGACTCCCCGACACGGGATCATACGTCCAGCGGACGAGCGCGGATTCGACCAAGAGCCGCCTCCACAAACTGTTCAGAGAGGAAACGTTCGAACAGATCGATCACATCGACGATACCGTCCCGGAACTGGCGGATGCCCTGATAGACGACGCTACGGATGGGGATGGATCGTGGACGGAGTTTCACCAGCGAGCGACCGAGGCGTGCGAACGGGGACGACACGAGGACATCGCGAGCCACGTCCTCGGCGGCGTGACCCTCACCTCACTCGAGACCGAGCGGTTGTCCGACCGTTTCTACGATGGCGTGCTACAGGCCTGGAGTGCGCTGGTGTTCGCCGACAAGACGAGTGCAGCGTCGCTGACGACCGGAATCGACGTGGACGAGGCCGCGTATGAGGCGACTGTTCCCGAACGAGGGGCTATCGACAAGCACGTCCGGGAACTCATGACGGAGGCCGCGAGCCAGGAGCTCGACGCCGACACGCGTCAGCTCAACGCGGATCGAGAGCGAGCACGCCGACGGGTACGGGCACGTGCGATGCAGTTCGCCCGTAGGGACGACTCGATCGCAACGCTCACCCTCCCTACAGGTCTCGGGAAAACGCTCTCCGGACTCGACGCTGCGTTGACCGTCCTCGATGAAACACCGGGGGATGGCCGCGTCGTCTACGCGCTCCCCTTCACCTCTATCATCGACCAAGTCGCGTCCGTGAGCTCCGACGTGTTTCCGGTGGACGCCCACGACGACCTCCTCGCCGTCGACCACCATCTCGAGGAGACCCAAATCCCGTTGCCCGAGTACCCGGAAACCGTCGCCGACGACGAGAAAGAACATCTCGCGACGATGCTCGGCGAGAGCTGGCGGAGCGGCCTCGTGGTGACTACGTTCGTCCAGCTGTTCGAGAGTCTCGCCGGCCCGGCCAACGGCCAGTCGATGAAGCTCCCGTCGCTGTACGGTAGCGTGATCGTTCTCGACGAACCGCAGGCGCTCCCACTGGACTGGTGGCCGCTGGTCGAACGCCTCGCCGAGCTGTTGGCCGAAGCCTACGACGCGACGATCATCTCGATGACGGCCACACAGCCGAAGCTGTTCACCGAAGGGGGGAGACCGTACGAGCTTATCGGCGATCCCGATCCGTACTTCGAGCCGCTCGATCGACTGACGTTCGATCTCCACCCCTCCACGGAGACCGCCCTCGACGGCGATCCGGTTCCGGTCGCGTACACGGACGCAGCAGACCGCATCGCGGAACGTCTCGATACCGGCAACTCCACGCTCGCGATCTGCAACACCATCGACAGCGCCCGTGAACTCGCCGCCGCGCTCGACGATCGAAGCGGTCCGGTCAACGTCAACGAGGTCTACCATCGACGGCTGCAATCCCACGAGGGATGGACCGACGACCTCGATGCCGATGAAACCGTCACGGCAGCACTGGATGCGACAACGGGGGACGAACCCCTGCTGGTCCACCTCACGACACGCCACCGTCCGGTCGATAGAGCACACCTAATCGAAGTGGCGAGCACGCTAACCGAACGAAACGTGCCGATCGCGTTCGTCTCGACACAGTTGGTGGAGGCGGGCGTCGACGTGAGTTTCGACGAGGTGTTCCGGGACTTCGCGCCCCTCGACAGCCTCGTCCAGGCCGCCGGGCGGTGTAACAGATCGTTCGACCGGGATCGCGGGCGTGTCACCGTATGGACGTTGGCCTCACCGGGAGGCCGAGAGCATACACCCTCGTCTTCCGTTTACGACAGGGGTGGCGACAGCCTCACCAAGCTGACCGCGCTCGCGCTCGGGGACGTGTACGACGGCGATCCGATCCCCGAGCCGACGGTCACACGGGAGGCCGTGGAGACCTACTTCCAGTCGCTCGACGAGCGCGGTGTGGGATCGCGCGAATACGTGGATCTGGTCGACCGGGCCGACGCCGAGCAACTCGGAGCGCTCTCTCTGATCGACGAACGGCCTGCAGTCGAGATCATCACGGCGCGAACGCGAACGGAAGCGAACGCGGTTCGTGAGATCCGTGACGCCTATACGACGGACTGGGATCGATTTGACGACCTCCTCGATCGGACGAAACCGGTGCAGGTATCCGTCCCGTTCTACGGCCATAACGAGGAATCGAACCCACTGGGCCACTGCGAATGGCTTTACCCGGACGCCGAACGCCGGTGGATCGACGGTCGCTCCGGGCGAGATAACGGGTTTTTCGACGCGACCAAAGGCGTCGTAATTCCCGATACCTCCGCGGAGGCGAGATTACTATGA
- the cas4 gene encoding CRISPR-associated protein Cas4, producing MTSSTTVGGSDVDPVSLLLASAREESVPEEFRVTGVMMQYYFVCERELWFLSRDVEIDRDTVSVVRGTNVDDTAYSEKRRSMSIDGMIALDLLDDGRVVEVKPSSKLTEPARMQLSYYLWYLKHVAGVEKEGVLAHPRERKREPVELTEEREKKVEEAIRGIYEVVTSETPPPAEEKPYCSSCAYHDFCWSC from the coding sequence ATGACATCTTCAACCACGGTGGGTGGATCCGATGTTGATCCCGTCTCGCTCCTCCTCGCTTCGGCTCGCGAGGAATCTGTCCCGGAGGAGTTCCGCGTCACGGGCGTGATGATGCAGTACTACTTCGTCTGCGAGCGCGAACTGTGGTTCCTGAGCCGTGACGTCGAGATCGACCGCGATACCGTCTCGGTCGTCCGGGGAACGAACGTCGATGACACCGCTTATAGCGAGAAACGCCGAAGCATGTCGATCGACGGGATGATCGCGCTGGACCTGCTCGACGACGGCCGAGTCGTCGAGGTGAAACCCTCCTCGAAGCTCACGGAACCCGCTCGGATGCAGCTGTCGTACTACCTCTGGTATCTGAAACACGTCGCGGGCGTCGAGAAAGAAGGCGTGCTCGCCCATCCACGCGAACGAAAGCGCGAACCGGTCGAGCTGACCGAGGAACGCGAGAAGAAGGTCGAGGAAGCGATCCGTGGGATCTACGAGGTCGTTACCAGCGAGACGCCGCCGCCCGCGGAGGAGAAACCGTACTGCTCGTCGTGTGCGTATCACGACTTCTGCTGGAGCTGCTAA
- the cas1b gene encoding type I-B CRISPR-associated endonuclease Cas1b, which yields MDRNYHVFSAGRLERQDDTLRLVTEDGEKKYIPVENAEAVFLHGQIDYNTRLLSFLNKHGVAVHVFGWKDYYAGSLMPKRGQTSGQTVVEQVRAYDHPDRRLKLAKAIVEGSIHNMRTNVTYYAGRGHDFDEVIEDIDAAGERLESVTDVNEAMGTEATARKAYYSTFDAILPEGFRLDRREYNPPPNELNSLISFGNSLVYANCVSAIRATALDPTISYLHEPGERRYSLSLDLADLFKPVLADRVLFRLVNRNQIGLEDFETELGSCLLTERGRKTYGKAFEETLERTVEHPRLNRKVSYQYLMRIEAYKLKKHLLTGEPYEPFKRWW from the coding sequence ATGGACAGGAACTACCACGTCTTCTCGGCGGGACGGCTCGAACGCCAGGACGACACGCTCAGACTCGTGACCGAGGACGGCGAGAAGAAGTACATCCCGGTCGAGAACGCCGAGGCAGTCTTCCTGCACGGCCAGATCGACTACAATACCCGGCTGCTCTCCTTTCTGAACAAACACGGCGTCGCGGTTCACGTCTTCGGCTGGAAGGACTACTACGCCGGCTCGCTGATGCCAAAGCGTGGCCAGACCTCGGGCCAGACTGTCGTCGAACAGGTCCGGGCCTACGACCACCCGGACCGTCGGCTCAAGCTCGCGAAGGCGATCGTCGAGGGCTCGATCCACAACATGCGGACGAACGTCACCTACTACGCCGGGCGAGGTCACGACTTCGACGAGGTCATCGAGGATATCGATGCCGCCGGCGAGCGCCTCGAATCCGTCACCGACGTGAACGAGGCGATGGGAACGGAAGCGACCGCCCGCAAGGCCTACTACTCGACGTTCGACGCGATCCTCCCCGAGGGGTTCCGGCTGGATCGCCGCGAGTACAACCCGCCGCCGAACGAGCTGAACAGCCTGATCTCCTTCGGAAACTCGCTGGTCTATGCGAACTGCGTCTCGGCGATCCGGGCGACCGCACTCGATCCGACGATCAGCTACCTCCACGAACCGGGCGAGCGCCGGTACTCGCTGTCGCTCGATCTCGCGGACCTGTTCAAGCCGGTACTCGCCGATCGGGTGCTCTTTCGCCTCGTTAACCGGAACCAAATCGGGCTGGAGGACTTCGAAACCGAACTCGGTTCGTGTCTGCTGACCGAGCGAGGACGGAAAACCTACGGGAAGGCCTTCGAGGAGACGCTCGAACGGACCGTCGAGCATCCTCGGCTCAACCGGAAGGTGAGTTACCAGTACCTCATGCGGATCGAGGCGTACAAACTGAAGAAACACCTGCTGACCGGTGAACCCTACGAACCGTTCAAACGGTGGTGGTGA
- the cas2 gene encoding CRISPR-associated endonuclease Cas2, translated as MYVVLVYDMEAERTQKMLKIGRRYLTHVQNSVLEGEITEGDLPKLRGEIEDLLKPGESVILYELSSDTLLDRTVYGDDPAEDSRFL; from the coding sequence ATGTACGTCGTCCTCGTCTACGACATGGAGGCCGAGCGGACCCAGAAGATGCTGAAGATCGGCCGACGATACCTCACCCACGTCCAGAACTCCGTGCTCGAGGGGGAGATCACCGAGGGGGATCTCCCGAAACTCCGTGGCGAGATCGAGGACCTCCTCAAGCCGGGCGAATCGGTGATCCTCTACGAACTGTCCTCGGATACGCTCCTCGACCGAACCGTCTACGGGGACGATCCAGCGGAAGACAGCCGATTTCTCTGA
- a CDS encoding ABC transporter ATP-binding protein translates to MAELILDHVTKYFDDDGERIVAVDDASIDIADGEFLVLVGPSGCGKSTTLRMIAGLETVSEGEIRLGGRVINDQKPQQRDIAMVFQSYALYPHMTVRENMRFGLEESTDLGDEEMDGRVEESTTMMGIDDLLERYPRELSGGQQQRVALGRAIVRDPEVFLMDEPLSNLDAKLRSSMRTELQRIQDELGVTTVYVTHDQTEAMTMGDRIAILDDGRLQQVATPLECYHRPQNQFVAGFIGEPSMNFFDVRAEGGRLVGEDFEYPLSAEIAGKLDADEVVLGIRPEDVELVDGATGEHDYAAEVVVVEPMGNENNVHLRVGDTQFIATVGGMRRISAGETVTVRLPEEAIHVFDRTSGEALHNRRLDEELTTEPPV, encoded by the coding sequence ATGGCAGAACTGATCCTCGATCACGTGACGAAGTACTTCGACGACGACGGCGAGCGGATCGTCGCGGTCGACGACGCCTCGATCGACATCGCAGACGGGGAGTTCCTCGTCCTCGTCGGCCCATCGGGCTGTGGGAAGTCGACGACCCTGCGGATGATCGCTGGCCTCGAGACGGTCTCGGAGGGCGAGATCCGACTCGGCGGGCGGGTGATCAACGACCAGAAACCCCAGCAGCGCGACATCGCGATGGTGTTCCAGTCGTACGCGCTGTACCCCCACATGACCGTCCGGGAGAACATGCGCTTCGGGCTCGAGGAGTCGACCGACCTCGGCGACGAGGAGATGGACGGTCGGGTCGAGGAGTCCACGACGATGATGGGGATCGACGACCTGCTCGAACGCTATCCACGCGAGCTCTCGGGCGGGCAACAACAGCGCGTCGCGCTCGGGCGGGCGATCGTCCGCGACCCGGAGGTGTTCCTGATGGACGAACCCCTCTCGAACCTCGACGCCAAACTCCGGTCGTCGATGCGGACCGAACTCCAGCGCATCCAGGACGAACTCGGCGTGACGACCGTCTACGTCACGCACGACCAGACCGAGGCGATGACGATGGGCGACCGGATCGCCATCCTCGACGACGGGCGGCTCCAGCAGGTCGCCACGCCCCTGGAGTGCTATCACCGCCCGCAAAACCAGTTCGTCGCGGGCTTCATCGGCGAGCCGTCGATGAACTTCTTCGACGTGCGCGCCGAGGGGGGGCGGCTCGTCGGCGAGGACTTCGAGTACCCGCTGTCGGCGGAGATCGCGGGGAAACTCGACGCCGACGAGGTGGTCCTCGGGATCCGCCCGGAGGACGTCGAACTGGTCGACGGCGCGACGGGCGAGCACGACTACGCCGCCGAGGTCGTCGTCGTCGAGCCGATGGGCAACGAGAACAACGTCCACCTGCGGGTCGGCGACACGCAGTTCATCGCCACCGTCGGCGGGATGCGGCGGATCTCGGCGGGCGAAACCGTGACCGTCCGACTGCCCGAGGAGGCGATCCACGTCTTCGATCGGACGAGCGGCGAGGCGCTGCACAACCGCCGACTCGACGAGGAACTGACGACCGAGCCGCCGGTCTGA
- a CDS encoding carbohydrate ABC transporter permease: MSEGSVSMGQETDDETAFEGATARRVGLYATLIGLVIFYLIPIESGLVTSIKTSQALINTQPFAPPGPDGVTLEKWAFAFDALGRGMVNSLLFTIPSTLLCAILGSMAAYGLTLVNWRGQIAVFALFIAGIFIPYQAVIVPLTQFWSQYAMLEYRLGLLLTSHQATILELVITHTAYGIPICTLLFRSQYKTMSWEMIEAAKLDGASVWRVYKRIVLPLSVPMFAVVFIFQFTQIWNEFLFSLTIIGSVSDPAASATLILSGLGEALEGVDYPLRMAGALLTALPTLLVYLLFADKFAEGVQV; this comes from the coding sequence ATGAGCGAAGGATCGGTATCGATGGGGCAGGAAACAGATGACGAGACGGCGTTCGAGGGGGCCACCGCTCGTCGGGTCGGGCTGTACGCGACGCTGATCGGCTTGGTGATATTCTACCTGATCCCGATCGAGTCGGGGCTGGTGACGTCGATCAAGACGTCGCAAGCGCTCATCAACACACAGCCGTTCGCCCCGCCGGGACCCGACGGCGTCACCCTCGAGAAGTGGGCGTTCGCGTTCGACGCCCTCGGGCGAGGGATGGTGAACAGCCTCCTGTTCACCATCCCCTCGACCCTTCTGTGTGCGATCCTCGGGAGCATGGCCGCGTACGGGCTGACGCTCGTCAACTGGCGCGGACAGATCGCGGTGTTCGCACTGTTCATCGCGGGCATCTTCATCCCGTATCAGGCGGTCATCGTCCCGCTCACGCAGTTCTGGTCGCAGTACGCGATGCTCGAGTACCGCCTCGGATTGCTCCTCACGTCCCACCAGGCGACGATCCTCGAACTCGTCATCACGCATACGGCCTACGGGATCCCGATCTGTACGCTGCTGTTTCGCTCGCAGTACAAGACGATGTCCTGGGAGATGATCGAGGCGGCCAAACTCGACGGGGCGTCCGTCTGGCGGGTCTACAAACGGATCGTGCTCCCGCTGTCGGTGCCGATGTTCGCGGTCGTGTTCATCTTCCAGTTCACGCAGATCTGGAACGAGTTCCTGTTCTCGTTGACGATCATCGGGAGCGTCAGCGATCCGGCCGCCTCGGCGACGCTGATCCTCTCGGGGCTGGGGGAGGCGCTCGAGGGCGTCGATTACCCGCTCCGGATGGCCGGGGCGCTGCTCACGGCGCTTCCGACACTGCTCGTGTATCTCCTGTTCGCCGATAAGTTCGCGGAGGGCGTACAAGTATGA
- a CDS encoding carbohydrate ABC transporter permease encodes MKRILGFLRRVRGEGRARTDGGTAERQSTTERWLDSDFVRSAPFWGPPFLLMGFFVYAAIGWNFLLSLTDFSGFGEPDYSSLSLDNYWTMLQDPGIWAATRNTFVLLVAFTLACLGVGLLLALLLDREIRFGRTLRTIYLLPFALSFIVTAQFWRWMYNVNDGIVNQVVGVFGLGPYNWLGSPRLVLGAVIFALVWQFSGYTMVIYLAALRSIPTDQYEAARVDGANAVRMYRRVIIPQLRPAIVSASVVLVLFALKAFDFLYATFDGYRPRRGADILATKMVREAFGRSEWAYGSAIAIALFVLSLAVIAPYLYTQYKRGNL; translated from the coding sequence ATGAAACGCATTCTAGGGTTTCTGCGTCGTGTTCGGGGCGAGGGGCGGGCGCGGACGGACGGCGGAACCGCCGAACGGCAGTCGACGACCGAGCGCTGGCTCGACAGCGACTTCGTACGGTCCGCACCGTTCTGGGGGCCGCCGTTCCTGCTCATGGGCTTTTTCGTCTACGCGGCGATCGGGTGGAACTTCCTCCTCTCGCTGACGGACTTCTCGGGGTTCGGGGAACCCGACTACAGCAGCCTCAGCCTGGACAACTACTGGACGATGCTGCAGGACCCGGGGATCTGGGCGGCGACGCGGAACACGTTCGTCCTGCTCGTGGCCTTCACCCTCGCCTGCCTGGGCGTCGGGCTTCTGTTGGCCCTGTTGCTCGACCGCGAGATCCGGTTCGGACGGACCCTCAGAACGATTTACCTGCTGCCGTTCGCCCTGTCGTTCATCGTCACCGCCCAGTTCTGGCGGTGGATGTACAACGTGAACGACGGCATCGTCAATCAGGTCGTCGGTGTCTTCGGCCTCGGGCCGTACAACTGGCTCGGGAGTCCACGACTCGTGCTCGGGGCGGTGATCTTCGCCCTCGTCTGGCAGTTCAGCGGCTACACGATGGTCATCTACCTCGCCGCGCTGCGATCGATCCCGACCGATCAGTACGAGGCGGCGCGAGTCGACGGGGCGAACGCGGTTCGGATGTACCGGCGTGTGATCATCCCACAGTTACGGCCCGCGATAGTCAGCGCCTCCGTCGTGCTCGTGCTGTTCGCCCTGAAGGCCTTCGACTTCCTGTACGCGACGTTCGACGGCTACCGGCCGCGACGCGGGGCGGACATCCTCGCGACGAAGATGGTTCGCGAGGCGTTCGGGAGATCGGAGTGGGCCTACGGCTCCGCGATCGCGATCGCGCTGTTCGTGCTGTCGCTAGCGGTGATCGCGCCGTATCTATACACCCAGTACAAGCGAGGCAACCTATGA